The Hymenobacter sp. 5317J-9 genome has a window encoding:
- a CDS encoding GntR family transcriptional regulator yields MYQLQLKPLDKTPKYKQIVQSVIMDIERGVLKNGDHLPSISELSVEHYLARDTVEKAYRELRERGFITSVQGKGYYVEASDTSKLKILLVFNKLSSYKKIIYYAFLETLGDRATVDLQIHHYNVNLFQEIIEKNLGKYNYYVVMPHFTLDTDKALSRAILNTIPSQELVLLDKDIPELPHDCLRVFQDFDKDIFGALENAEDLLEKYTRLVLVLPSDANHPEELPWGFRSFCLMRNKEFSVVENAMNEVIIPGTAYVVIRETDLVELVKKIRQTSYLLGREVGIISFNETPLKELLNMTVITTDFEAMGKTAATLLLEKKRVKVKNPFYTIRRGSL; encoded by the coding sequence ATGTACCAACTCCAACTTAAGCCCCTCGATAAAACGCCGAAGTACAAGCAGATTGTGCAGTCGGTGATAATGGACATCGAGCGCGGCGTGCTCAAGAACGGCGACCACCTGCCCAGCATCAGCGAGCTGAGCGTGGAGCACTACCTGGCCCGCGACACCGTGGAAAAGGCCTACCGCGAGCTGCGCGAGCGGGGCTTCATCACTTCGGTGCAGGGCAAGGGCTACTACGTGGAAGCCAGCGATACCTCGAAGCTGAAGATTCTGCTGGTCTTCAACAAGCTGAGCTCCTACAAGAAAATCATCTACTACGCCTTCCTCGAAACCCTCGGCGACCGCGCCACCGTCGACCTGCAGATTCACCACTACAACGTGAACCTGTTTCAGGAAATCATCGAGAAGAACCTCGGCAAGTACAACTACTACGTGGTGATGCCGCACTTCACCCTCGATACCGACAAGGCGCTGTCGCGGGCCATTCTCAACACCATTCCCTCGCAGGAATTGGTGCTACTCGACAAAGACATTCCGGAGCTCCCGCACGACTGCCTGCGCGTGTTTCAGGACTTTGACAAGGACATTTTCGGGGCGCTGGAAAACGCCGAGGACCTGCTGGAAAAGTACACCCGCCTGGTGCTGGTGCTGCCCTCCGACGCCAACCACCCCGAGGAATTGCCCTGGGGTTTTCGCTCCTTCTGCCTGATGCGCAACAAGGAGTTTTCGGTGGTGGAAAACGCCATGAACGAGGTGATTATTCCCGGCACCGCCTACGTGGTCATTCGCGAAACCGACTTGGTGGAGCTGGTGAAAAAAATCCGCCAGACAAGCTACCTGCTGGGCCGCGAAGTGGGCATCATCTCCTTCAACGAAACGCCCCTGAAAGAGCTGCTGAATATGACGGTGATTACCACCGACTTTGAGGCCATGGGCAAGACAGCCGCCACCCTGTTACTGGAGAAGAAGCGGGTGAAGGTGAAGAACCCGTTTTACACCATCCGGCGCGGGTCGCTGTAG
- a CDS encoding TIM barrel protein, translated as MFSDQRLAELNQPLLAEHHTQFQHLAESPRLRQADVQAVVQKLIDFQVAIPSWALGTGGTRFGRFALGGEPSTLEQKIGDVGILQALNRSSNSISLHIPWDIPQDIPGLKQLLKEQGLVIDSVNSNTFQDQKDQAQTYKYGSLSNTDKAVREQAIQHNIDCVRHGRDLDARTLTVWLADGSNFPGQQHLRRAFLRTQESLAAIYEAMPSDWTMLVEYKPYEPNFYSMVIPDWGTSLALCQALGQQAQVLVDLGHHLPNTNIEQIVGRLRQFGRLGGFHFNGSMYGDDDLTTGSIKPFQLFLIFNELVDAAQDHSVPAEAVAYMIDASHNVKDPLEDLLQSVENILSAYAKALLVDRDALAEAQEANDVVRAEEILRDAFLTDVRPLVSEAYLRAGGAIKPIAAYRAAGVREQLISQRGKHSVSTGL; from the coding sequence ATGTTCTCTGACCAACGCCTAGCCGAACTCAACCAGCCGCTGCTGGCCGAGCACCACACGCAATTTCAGCACCTTGCCGAGTCGCCGCGCCTGCGCCAGGCCGACGTTCAGGCCGTGGTGCAAAAGCTGATTGATTTTCAGGTCGCCATTCCGAGCTGGGCGCTGGGCACCGGCGGCACCCGATTCGGCCGCTTCGCGCTAGGCGGCGAGCCGAGCACGCTGGAGCAAAAAATCGGTGACGTGGGCATACTTCAAGCCCTGAACCGCTCGTCGAACTCCATCTCCCTGCACATTCCCTGGGACATTCCGCAGGACATCCCCGGCCTCAAGCAGCTGCTAAAAGAGCAGGGGCTGGTGATTGACTCGGTGAACTCCAACACCTTCCAGGACCAGAAAGACCAGGCCCAGACGTACAAATACGGCTCGCTGAGCAACACCGATAAGGCGGTGCGCGAGCAGGCCATTCAGCACAACATCGACTGCGTGCGCCACGGCCGCGACCTCGACGCCCGGACCCTGACCGTGTGGCTGGCCGACGGCTCCAACTTTCCGGGCCAGCAGCACCTGCGCCGCGCGTTTCTGCGCACCCAGGAGTCGCTGGCGGCCATCTACGAGGCCATGCCCAGCGACTGGACCATGCTGGTGGAGTACAAGCCCTACGAGCCCAACTTCTACTCGATGGTGATTCCGGACTGGGGCACCTCGCTGGCCTTGTGCCAGGCGCTGGGCCAGCAGGCACAGGTACTCGTGGACCTGGGCCACCACCTGCCCAACACCAACATCGAGCAGATTGTGGGCCGCCTACGCCAGTTTGGCCGCCTCGGGGGCTTCCACTTCAACGGCTCGATGTATGGCGACGACGACCTGACCACGGGCAGCATCAAGCCTTTCCAGCTCTTCCTGATTTTCAACGAGCTGGTGGACGCCGCCCAGGACCACTCGGTGCCCGCCGAAGCGGTGGCTTACATGATTGACGCCAGCCACAACGTGAAAGACCCGCTGGAAGACCTGCTACAATCGGTCGAGAACATTCTTTCGGCCTACGCCAAGGCCCTGCTCGTGGACCGCGACGCCCTGGCCGAGGCCCAGGAAGCCAACGACGTGGTGCGCGCCGAGGAAATCCTGCGCGACGCTTTCCTGACCGACGTGCGGCCCCTGGTGTCGGAGGCCTACCTGCGGGCCGGCGGCGCCATCAAACCCATTGCGGCCTACCGCGCCGCCGGCGTGCGCGAGCAGCTCATCAGCCAGCGCGGCAAGCACAGCGTATCGACGGGGCTATGA
- a CDS encoding FGGY family carbohydrate kinase: MKKNMKKSVYAVFDIGKTNKKLILFDEDQQIIDEELHVCTDVLDDDGFVCDHLPRLTEWVLDHWRQLRQHPHYSVKGVNFTAYGASFVHLGADGEPVLPLYNYLKPIPAEIEAQFYAQLGQSKEEFAADTCSPQLGMLNSGLQLYWLKYAKPEQYARVHTSLHLPNYLSYLISGEKFSDYTSLGCHTNLWDYQRSDYHEWVRREGIDEKLAPLTRDSIASVVDGILVGVGLHDSTSAVMPYLAQNDEPFVLVSTGTWSVTINPFNSQPLTPELLRRDCLSFMTPRGEATRAARVFLGREHDFQVERIAAHFHVKPDFYRSIVLARPYDETSADFKPGCMAGTGPFPDEPAGEWDLSGFRTASDAYQHLMHGLINILLESIHLVWQGEKTIFVDGGFARNPLFMQTLSWNFPKAEIRTLEVPQATALGALVHLEQGEALKKTQPLFTDEDELPMVVQSRAS, translated from the coding sequence ATGAAAAAGAACATGAAAAAGTCGGTGTACGCCGTGTTCGACATCGGCAAGACCAACAAGAAGCTGATTCTTTTCGACGAGGACCAGCAGATTATTGACGAGGAGCTGCACGTGTGCACCGACGTGCTCGACGACGACGGCTTTGTGTGCGACCACCTGCCCCGCCTCACCGAGTGGGTGCTCGACCATTGGCGCCAGTTGCGCCAGCACCCGCACTACAGCGTGAAGGGCGTGAATTTCACGGCCTACGGGGCCAGCTTCGTGCACCTCGGCGCCGACGGTGAGCCTGTGCTGCCGCTCTACAACTACCTCAAGCCGATTCCGGCCGAGATTGAGGCACAATTTTACGCGCAGCTGGGCCAGTCGAAGGAAGAATTTGCGGCCGACACATGCTCGCCGCAGCTGGGCATGCTGAACTCCGGCCTGCAACTGTATTGGCTGAAATACGCCAAGCCGGAGCAGTACGCCAGAGTGCACACCTCGCTGCACCTGCCCAACTACCTTTCCTACCTGATTTCGGGCGAGAAATTCAGCGACTACACCTCCTTGGGCTGCCACACCAACCTGTGGGACTACCAGCGCAGCGACTATCACGAGTGGGTGCGCCGCGAGGGCATCGACGAGAAGCTGGCGCCGCTCACGCGCGACTCCATTGCTTCGGTGGTCGATGGCATATTGGTGGGCGTGGGCCTGCACGACAGCACTTCGGCCGTGATGCCCTATCTGGCGCAGAACGACGAGCCTTTCGTGCTGGTCTCGACGGGCACCTGGTCGGTCACCATCAACCCCTTCAACAGCCAGCCCCTGACGCCGGAGCTGCTGCGCCGCGACTGCCTCAGCTTCATGACGCCGCGCGGCGAGGCCACCCGCGCCGCCCGCGTGTTTCTGGGCCGCGAGCACGATTTTCAGGTAGAGCGCATTGCGGCCCACTTCCACGTGAAGCCGGATTTTTATCGCTCCATCGTGCTGGCCCGGCCCTACGACGAAACCTCCGCCGACTTCAAGCCCGGCTGCATGGCCGGCACCGGCCCTTTCCCCGACGAGCCCGCCGGCGAGTGGGACCTGAGCGGTTTCCGCACCGCGTCGGATGCCTACCAGCACCTCATGCACGGGCTGATTAACATCCTGCTCGAATCCATTCACCTGGTGTGGCAGGGTGAAAAAACCATCTTCGTGGATGGCGGCTTCGCCCGCAACCCGCTCTTCATGCAAACGCTGAGCTGGAACTTCCCCAAGGCCGAAATCCGCACGCTGGAAGTGCCGCAGGCCACGGCGCTGGGCGCCCTGGTGCACCTGGAACAAGGCGAGGCACTGAAGAAAACCCAGCCGCTGTTTACGGATGAGGACGAGCTGCCAATGGTGGTGCAGAGCCGGGCGAGCTAG
- a CDS encoding (Fe-S)-binding protein, with amino-acid sequence MKVALFVPCYIDQFYPQVGVATLQLLEKLGVQAHFPAQQTCCGQPLANSGCERDALPIYKHFVNTFQDYDYVVAPSGSCVYHVRKHFDKLDQTAEVQHVRGAAYDLIDFISTVLKVDALPGAFPHKVGLHLSCHGQRGLHQANESEMTPVRDGQLSRLLRSLDGIELTQLNRNDECCGFGGTFCVSEAGISARMGQDRVADHVRNGTQVLTGSDMSCLMHLEGIVRRAKMPIKVMHAAEILNGVLASV; translated from the coding sequence ATGAAAGTTGCCCTATTCGTCCCCTGCTACATCGACCAGTTCTACCCGCAGGTAGGCGTTGCGACGTTGCAGCTGCTTGAAAAGCTGGGCGTGCAGGCGCACTTCCCGGCCCAACAAACCTGCTGCGGCCAGCCGCTGGCCAACAGCGGCTGCGAGCGCGACGCCCTGCCCATCTACAAGCACTTCGTCAACACGTTTCAGGACTACGACTACGTGGTGGCGCCTTCGGGCAGCTGCGTGTACCACGTGCGCAAGCACTTCGACAAGCTCGACCAAACCGCCGAAGTGCAGCACGTGCGCGGCGCGGCCTACGACCTGATTGACTTCATCAGCACGGTACTGAAGGTGGACGCGCTGCCCGGCGCATTCCCCCACAAAGTGGGCCTGCACCTGAGCTGCCACGGCCAGCGCGGCCTGCACCAGGCCAACGAATCGGAAATGACCCCGGTGCGCGACGGCCAGCTCAGCCGTCTGCTCCGTTCTCTGGACGGCATCGAGCTAACCCAGCTCAACCGCAACGACGAGTGCTGCGGCTTCGGCGGCACGTTCTGCGTGAGCGAGGCGGGCATTTCGGCCCGCATGGGCCAGGACCGCGTGGCCGACCACGTGCGCAACGGCACGCAGGTGCTCACCGGCAGCGACATGTCGTGCCTGATGCACCTGGAAGGCATCGTGCGCCGTGCCAAAATGCCCATCAAGGTGATGCACGCCGCCGAGATTTTGAATGGCGTTTTGGCAAGTGTGTAA
- a CDS encoding lactate utilization protein B — MSHAIRADKFLLDADRTTWHDETLWFVREKRDRAVYAVPEFQELRELASQIKNHTLSRLDLYLQEFEAAAQANGVHVHWAADAAEHNAIILDIIKKQGATRVVKSKSMLTEECHLNPYLIQHGVEVVDTDLGERIIQFRDEAPSHIVLPAIHLKKEDVGDTFHTHLGTAKGESDPQRLTEAARQHLRSKFVAGEVAISGVNFAIAETGAVVVCTNEGNADLGVNLARVHIAAMGIEKIIPRLTDLGVFTRLLARSATGQPVTTYTSHFAKPAPDKEMHIVIVDNGRTQQLGRPDFRASLKCIRCGACMNTCPVYRRSGGHSYDFTVPGPIGAILSPNIDMKKHASLPFASTLCGSCTDVCPVKIDIHTQLYKWRQVLGEANEIPASKKWGMKFMGRVLASTRVYGLGGQFARRALRLLPHGLTHAPSFNAWAVARELPEAPKQSFREWYAKQPQPAPQPQSQVPA; from the coding sequence ATGTCCCACGCCATTCGCGCCGACAAGTTTTTGCTGGATGCCGACCGCACCACCTGGCACGACGAGACCCTGTGGTTTGTGCGCGAAAAGCGCGACCGGGCCGTGTACGCCGTGCCCGAATTTCAGGAACTGCGCGAGCTGGCCTCCCAAATCAAAAACCACACCCTGAGCCGGCTCGACCTGTATTTGCAGGAGTTTGAGGCGGCTGCGCAGGCCAATGGCGTGCACGTGCACTGGGCCGCCGATGCGGCCGAGCACAACGCCATTATCCTCGACATCATCAAGAAGCAAGGTGCCACGCGCGTGGTGAAAAGCAAATCGATGCTGACCGAGGAATGCCACCTCAACCCCTACCTTATCCAGCACGGCGTAGAAGTGGTGGACACTGACCTGGGCGAACGCATCATTCAGTTTCGCGACGAGGCGCCGAGCCACATCGTGCTGCCGGCCATCCACCTCAAAAAGGAGGACGTGGGCGACACCTTCCACACCCACCTGGGCACCGCCAAGGGCGAAAGCGACCCGCAACGCCTCACCGAGGCCGCGCGCCAGCACCTGCGCAGCAAGTTCGTTGCGGGCGAAGTGGCCATATCGGGCGTCAACTTCGCCATTGCCGAGACCGGCGCCGTGGTGGTGTGCACCAACGAGGGCAACGCCGACCTGGGCGTGAACCTGGCCCGGGTGCACATCGCGGCCATGGGCATCGAGAAGATTATCCCGCGGCTCACGGACCTGGGCGTGTTCACGCGCCTGCTGGCCCGCAGCGCTACCGGGCAGCCGGTGACGACCTACACCTCGCACTTCGCCAAGCCCGCGCCGGACAAGGAGATGCACATTGTCATCGTCGACAACGGCCGCACCCAGCAGCTGGGACGGCCCGATTTCCGGGCCTCGCTGAAGTGCATTCGCTGCGGCGCCTGCATGAACACCTGCCCGGTGTACCGGCGCAGCGGCGGCCACAGCTACGATTTCACCGTGCCGGGCCCGATTGGCGCCATTCTGTCGCCCAACATCGACATGAAAAAGCACGCCTCGCTGCCGTTTGCCAGCACGCTATGCGGCTCCTGCACCGACGTGTGCCCCGTGAAAATTGACATCCACACCCAGCTTTACAAATGGCGGCAGGTGTTGGGCGAAGCCAATGAAATCCCGGCTTCGAAAAAGTGGGGCATGAAGTTCATGGGCCGCGTGCTGGCCAGCACCCGCGTCTACGGCCTGGGCGGGCAGTTTGCGCGCCGCGCGCTGCGCCTGCTGCCGCACGGCCTCACCCACGCCCCTTCCTTCAACGCCTGGGCCGTGGCCCGCGAGCTGCCCGAGGCGCCCAAGCAAAGCTTCCGCGAGTGGTACGCCAAGCAGCCCCAGCCCGCCCCTCAACCCCAATCCCAGGTACCGGCATGA
- a CDS encoding LUD domain-containing protein, which produces MSASRDRILAAAKANKPEELPLPEVPLFGGDATAERFTTVLAGIGGTVVWLDGLESLAPTVQQLFPEAQNTASALFRGTVPVDAQTPTGILAAIDLAVLQGEIGVAENGAIWLPEANMLHRALPTITQHLALVLDRRRLVATMHQAYAQLPGTGGYGKFVAGPSKTADIEQSLVIGAHGARSLVVLLY; this is translated from the coding sequence ATGAGTGCTTCCCGCGACCGAATTTTAGCCGCTGCCAAGGCCAACAAGCCCGAAGAGCTTCCGCTGCCCGAGGTGCCGCTGTTTGGCGGCGACGCTACGGCCGAGCGGTTTACCACGGTGCTGGCCGGCATTGGCGGCACGGTGGTGTGGCTCGATGGACTGGAGAGCCTGGCGCCCACGGTGCAGCAGCTCTTTCCAGAGGCCCAGAACACGGCCTCGGCCCTGTTCCGCGGCACGGTGCCCGTCGATGCGCAGACGCCCACCGGCATCCTGGCCGCCATTGATTTGGCCGTGCTCCAGGGCGAAATCGGCGTAGCCGAAAACGGGGCTATCTGGCTGCCCGAGGCCAACATGCTGCACCGGGCGCTGCCCACCATCACGCAGCACCTGGCGTTGGTGCTCGACCGCCGCCGCCTGGTGGCCACCATGCACCAAGCCTACGCCCAGCTGCCTGGCACCGGCGGCTACGGCAAGTTCGTGGCCGGCCCATCCAAGACAGCCGACATTGAGCAGTCGTTGGTGATTGGGGCGCACGGCGCACGCAGCCTCGTGGTGCTGCTGTATTAA
- the rhaM gene encoding L-rhamnose mutarotase, translating into MEEVAFTMKLKPGVAAEYERRHDEIWPELTVLLHEAGIRDYSIYLEAASGTLFAVQKRVPGHATDQLPATEIMQRWWAYMGDLMETNPDNSPVVQPLARVFHMD; encoded by the coding sequence ATGGAAGAAGTAGCCTTCACCATGAAGCTCAAGCCCGGCGTGGCCGCCGAGTACGAGCGCCGCCACGACGAAATCTGGCCCGAGCTCACGGTGCTGCTGCACGAGGCAGGCATTCGGGACTATTCCATCTACCTAGAGGCTGCCAGCGGGACCCTATTTGCGGTGCAGAAGCGCGTGCCCGGCCACGCCACCGACCAGCTGCCCGCTACCGAAATCATGCAACGCTGGTGGGCCTACATGGGCGACTTGATGGAAACCAACCCCGATAATTCGCCGGTGGTGCAGCCGCTGGCGCGGGTGTTCCACATGGACTAG
- a CDS encoding glycosyl hydrolase translates to MKRSLALLLLASLGAHAQAPKWPAITQQTKPWTRWWWEGSAVNKPDLTHLLTEYQKAGLGGMEITTIYGVKGAESQFIDFLSPKWMDMLSHTLTEAKRLGLGIDMAQASGWPFGGPWVTPADASKYITYKTFEVKGGASLAEPVTFMQKPIANAVGHKVDLKQLSDPVATNKNLQTLALDQVRFEKLIPLQTLIAYSDKGATEDLTTKVDAKGKLNWTAPAGSTWTLYALFQGGHGKQVERAGPGGEGDVIDHLSKTATDHYLAYFDKAFKGHDVKPIRAFFNDSYEVDDAQGEANWTPLMFSEFSRRRGYDLRQHLPALFGKATEDENQRVLTDYRETISELLLENYTKTWGAWAKTHDALIRNQAHGSPANILDLYAATDIPETEGENLTRIKFASSAAHVTGKPLTSAETATWENDHFLSKLSDVKKAIDRMLLGGVNHVFYHGTAYSPPSAKWPGWLFYAAVEFNPQNPFWTDFGKLNQYTARCQSFLQAGQPDNDLLLYLPQSDAYTRPGKVLLQHFDGIEHGFKGLPVDATSELLLAKGYGYDFISDKQVLGLKNEGAALATGGTSYQTLLVPDAHLMPLLTLEQLLRLATNGATILFQNQAPADVPGFGNLDNRRANFQKLLAQFKFKDGKDGLRQATVGKGRVLLGADVNALLAQAGVKRETLVDEGLQFIRRRRAGGHTYFLANWGEKPVATWVPLQTAAKSAALYNPMTEQTGMASLRTSSQGVAEVYMQLAPGETCILDTNEGAATGPAYPYLSLAAAPQPLSAPWELSFLSGGPELPAKQQVRELASWTTLAGEAGKKFSGTAAYTTTFVLPQGSADGWLLDLGRVAQSARVQLNGQPVATLLGPVYQVYLPKYQLKANNTLTVTVSNLMANRISDMDRNHVDWKIFYNTNMPAKLKENRGADGLFTAEKWAPLESGLLGPVTLTPASVGAPVQ, encoded by the coding sequence ATGAAACGCTCCCTCGCCCTTCTTCTCCTGGCCTCGCTCGGCGCCCACGCGCAGGCCCCCAAATGGCCCGCCATCACCCAGCAAACCAAGCCCTGGACGCGCTGGTGGTGGGAGGGTAGCGCCGTGAACAAGCCCGACCTTACCCACCTGCTCACCGAGTACCAGAAGGCGGGGCTCGGCGGCATGGAAATCACGACCATCTACGGCGTGAAAGGCGCCGAAAGCCAGTTCATCGACTTCCTCTCGCCGAAGTGGATGGACATGCTCTCCCACACCCTCACCGAGGCCAAACGCCTGGGCCTGGGCATCGACATGGCGCAGGCGTCGGGCTGGCCCTTCGGCGGACCGTGGGTGACGCCGGCTGACGCCTCCAAGTACATCACCTACAAAACCTTTGAGGTGAAGGGCGGCGCCAGCCTGGCCGAGCCGGTCACGTTCATGCAGAAGCCCATTGCCAACGCCGTAGGGCATAAGGTGGACCTCAAGCAGCTTTCCGACCCCGTCGCGACCAATAAAAACCTGCAAACCCTGGCCCTCGACCAGGTGCGCTTCGAAAAGCTCATTCCGCTGCAAACCCTGATTGCGTACTCCGACAAAGGCGCCACCGAAGACCTCACCACCAAGGTTGACGCCAAGGGCAAGCTGAACTGGACGGCTCCGGCCGGCTCCACCTGGACGCTGTATGCCTTGTTTCAGGGCGGGCACGGCAAGCAGGTGGAGCGCGCCGGGCCGGGCGGCGAGGGCGACGTCATCGACCACCTTTCCAAGACGGCGACGGACCACTACCTGGCTTATTTCGACAAGGCATTCAAAGGCCACGACGTGAAGCCGATTCGGGCGTTTTTCAACGACTCGTATGAGGTCGACGATGCGCAGGGCGAGGCCAACTGGACGCCGCTCATGTTTTCGGAATTCAGCCGGCGGCGCGGCTACGATTTGCGCCAGCACCTGCCCGCGCTTTTCGGCAAAGCCACGGAGGACGAAAACCAGCGCGTGCTCACCGACTACCGCGAAACTATCTCGGAGCTGCTGCTCGAGAACTACACCAAAACCTGGGGCGCCTGGGCCAAAACCCACGATGCCCTGATTCGGAACCAGGCCCACGGCTCGCCGGCGAATATTCTGGATTTGTACGCCGCCACCGACATTCCGGAGACGGAAGGGGAGAACCTCACGCGCATCAAGTTTGCGTCGTCGGCCGCGCACGTCACGGGCAAACCGCTGACCTCGGCCGAAACCGCAACCTGGGAGAATGACCATTTCCTGAGTAAGCTCTCGGACGTGAAAAAGGCCATCGACCGCATGCTGCTTGGCGGCGTCAACCACGTGTTTTACCACGGCACGGCTTACTCGCCGCCTTCTGCCAAATGGCCCGGCTGGCTGTTCTACGCCGCCGTGGAGTTCAACCCGCAAAACCCGTTCTGGACGGATTTTGGCAAGCTGAACCAGTACACGGCGCGCTGCCAGAGCTTCCTGCAGGCCGGCCAGCCCGACAACGACCTGCTGCTCTACCTGCCGCAGTCCGACGCCTACACCCGCCCCGGCAAGGTGCTGCTGCAGCACTTCGACGGCATCGAGCACGGCTTCAAGGGCCTGCCCGTGGACGCCACCAGCGAACTGCTGCTGGCCAAGGGCTACGGCTACGATTTTATTTCCGACAAGCAGGTGCTGGGCCTGAAAAACGAAGGCGCCGCCCTGGCCACCGGCGGCACCAGCTACCAGACCCTTTTGGTGCCCGATGCCCACCTCATGCCGCTGCTCACCCTGGAGCAGCTGCTGCGCCTGGCCACCAACGGCGCCACCATCCTATTCCAGAACCAGGCCCCGGCCGACGTGCCCGGCTTCGGCAACCTCGACAACCGGCGCGCCAATTTCCAGAAGCTGCTGGCCCAGTTCAAGTTCAAGGACGGCAAAGACGGCCTGCGCCAGGCCACCGTGGGCAAGGGCCGCGTGCTGCTGGGCGCCGATGTGAACGCGCTGCTGGCCCAGGCCGGCGTGAAGCGCGAAACCCTGGTCGACGAAGGCCTGCAGTTCATTCGGCGCCGCCGCGCCGGGGGCCACACCTATTTCCTGGCCAACTGGGGCGAGAAGCCCGTGGCTACGTGGGTACCGCTGCAAACCGCTGCCAAGTCGGCCGCCCTCTACAACCCCATGACCGAGCAAACCGGCATGGCCTCGCTGCGCACCTCCTCCCAGGGCGTTGCCGAAGTATACATGCAGCTGGCGCCCGGCGAAACCTGCATTCTGGACACCAACGAGGGCGCCGCCACCGGCCCGGCCTATCCCTACCTTTCCCTGGCCGCCGCACCCCAGCCGCTTTCGGCGCCCTGGGAGCTGAGCTTTCTCTCGGGCGGCCCTGAGCTACCGGCCAAGCAACAGGTGCGCGAGCTGGCGTCGTGGACCACGCTGGCCGGCGAGGCGGGCAAGAAATTTTCGGGCACGGCTGCCTACACCACCACCTTCGTCCTGCCGCAGGGCAGCGCCGACGGCTGGCTGCTCGACCTGGGCCGCGTGGCCCAAAGCGCCCGCGTGCAGCTCAACGGCCAGCCCGTGGCCACGCTACTGGGCCCCGTGTACCAGGTGTACCTGCCCAAGTACCAGCTCAAAGCCAACAACACGCTCACCGTGACCGTGAGCAACCTCATGGCCAACCGCATCAGCGACATGGACCGCAACCACGTCGATTGGAAGATTTTCTACAACACCAACATGCCCGCCAAGCTCAAGGAAAACCGCGGTGCCGACGGCCTCTTCACCGCCGAGAAATGGGCGCCGCTGGAGTCCGGCCTGCTCGGCCCGGTTACCCTCACGCCGGCGTCGGTGGGCGCGCCGGTTCAATAA
- a CDS encoding glycoside hydrolase family 88 protein: MSLKTTLTACLAAALLLAQPAAAQKLPKKKAVLKAMTLTNDYFMAKWPDTGKEIVTNKTRPSHIWTRGVYYEGLMALYRTDKQPRYYEYAVDWGQSHKWGIRNGITDRNADNQCAGQTYLELYQIDPKPERLHDIKAAVDNMVASDKVDDWNWIDALQMAMPVFAKLAVITKDNAYYEKMYAMYNNSKTREGGNGLYNPQDKLWWRDKDFVPPYKEPNGEDCYWSRGNGWVVAALVRVLDVMPKDAPHRAEYEQMYLAMMQALPPLQRPDGFWNVSLHDATHFGGKEMTGTALFTYGMAWGLNNGLLDKKQYEPIIAKAWQGMVKDCIHKDGFLGYVQGTGKEPKDSQPVSYTSKPDFEDYGLGCFLLAGSEVYKLK, from the coding sequence ATGTCCCTAAAAACCACCCTTACCGCCTGTCTCGCTGCTGCCCTGCTGCTGGCCCAGCCCGCCGCAGCCCAGAAGCTGCCTAAAAAGAAAGCTGTGCTCAAGGCCATGACCCTGACCAACGACTACTTCATGGCGAAGTGGCCCGACACGGGCAAGGAAATCGTGACCAACAAAACCCGGCCCAGCCACATCTGGACGCGCGGCGTGTACTACGAAGGCCTGATGGCCCTGTACCGCACCGACAAGCAGCCGCGCTACTACGAATACGCCGTGGACTGGGGCCAGAGCCATAAGTGGGGCATCCGCAACGGCATCACGGACCGCAACGCCGACAACCAGTGCGCCGGTCAAACCTACCTGGAGCTGTACCAGATAGACCCCAAGCCCGAGCGCCTGCACGACATCAAAGCGGCCGTCGACAACATGGTGGCCAGCGACAAAGTAGACGACTGGAACTGGATTGACGCCCTGCAGATGGCCATGCCGGTGTTTGCCAAGCTGGCCGTCATTACGAAGGACAATGCCTACTACGAGAAGATGTACGCCATGTACAACAACTCGAAGACCCGCGAGGGCGGCAACGGCCTCTACAACCCGCAGGACAAGCTGTGGTGGCGCGACAAGGACTTTGTGCCCCCCTACAAAGAGCCCAACGGCGAAGACTGCTACTGGAGCCGCGGCAACGGCTGGGTGGTGGCCGCCCTGGTGCGCGTGCTGGACGTGATGCCCAAAGACGCCCCCCATCGCGCCGAATACGAGCAGATGTACCTGGCCATGATGCAGGCCCTGCCGCCGCTGCAGCGCCCCGACGGCTTCTGGAACGTGAGCCTGCACGACGCCACGCACTTCGGCGGCAAGGAGATGACGGGCACGGCCCTCTTCACCTACGGCATGGCCTGGGGTCTCAACAACGGCCTGCTCGACAAGAAGCAGTACGAGCCCATCATCGCCAAAGCCTGGCAGGGCATGGTGAAGGACTGCATTCACAAAGACGGTTTCCTGGGCTACGTGCAGGGCACCGGCAAGGAGCCCAAAGACAGCCAGCCCGTGAGCTACACCAGCAAGCCCGACTTTGAGGACTACGGCCTCGGCTGCTTCCTGCTGGCCGGAAGCGAAGTTTACAAGCTGAAGTAA